In Oncorhynchus nerka isolate Pitt River linkage group LG26, Oner_Uvic_2.0, whole genome shotgun sequence, one DNA window encodes the following:
- the smyd5 gene encoding histone-lysine N-trimethyltransferase SMYD5 isoform X1: MAAPQDDMFSLCVDPTKVSSCVEVRFIDKIKGKGLFAKKAIKKGDTIFIERPLVSAQFLWNSLYKYKACEFCLRALETAEDNARRLSGIPDLSLPHPELCKVHPELHQACPQCQVMYCSNECRQAAADQYHRALCLGTSQEDPNHPISKLKDAWRSMHYPPETSSIMLMARMVATVKQAQDKGHWQKLFSQFCSRAANEEEDIAHKLLGEKFQGQLTVLRTLFTTALYDDHLNRWFTPEGFRSLFSLVGTNGQGIGTSSLSQWVHACDALALTSQQREQLDSFIDQLYKDVEKETGDFLNCEGSGLFLLQSACNHSCIPNAAASFPSNNFLLHLSALSDISPGEEIGISYLDCCQRDRSRHSRHKILRDNYLFICSCPKCVSQMDELDLTSDEEEEEEEGEAEGDDMEDEMTDV; encoded by the exons ATGGCTGCCCCCCAAGATGACATGTTTTCTCTCTGCGTCGACCCCACTAAAGTTAGCAGTTGTGTGGAAGTCCGATTTATTGACAAGATTAAG GGCAAGGGATTATTCGCCAAGAAGGCCATCAAGAAAGGAGACACCATTTTTATTGAGCGCCCTCTTGTCTCTGCCCAGTTCTTGTGGAATTCCCTGTACAAGTACAAAG CCTGTGAGTTTTGCTTGCGTGCTCTGGAGACAGCCGAGGATAATGCCCGTAGACTCAGTGGCATCCCTGACCTCAGTCTACCCCACCCCGAGCTGTGCAAAGTGCATCCAGAGCTGCACCAAGCTTGCCCACAATGCCAG GTGATGTACTGTAGCAACGAGTGTCGGCAGGCTGCGGCAGACCAGTACCATCGGGCCCTGTGCCTAGGCACCTCCCAAGAGGACCCAAACCACCCCATCAGCAAACTAAAGGATGCCTGGAG GAGCATGCACTACCCTCCTGAGACCTCCAGCATCATGCTCATGGCCAGGATGGTGGCCACTGTCAAACAG GCCCAAGACAAAGGGCACTGGCAGAAGCTGTTCTCTCAATTCTGCAGCCGTGCGGCCAACGAGGAGGAAGACATTGCACATAAGCTGCTGGGAGAGAAGTTCCAG GGGCAGTTGACCGTACTACGAACCCTGTTTACAACGGCACTTTACGACGATCATCTCAATCGG TGGTTTACACCTGAGGGATTTCGTTCCCTCTTCTCCCTTGTGGGGACCAATGGTCAGGGTATAGGTACCAG TTCTCTCAGCCAATGGGTTCATGCATGTGATGCTTTGGCGCTGACTAGCCAGCAGAGGGAGCAATTGGATTCCTTCATTGACCAACTATACAAGGATGTCGAGAAAG AGACCGGTGACTTTCTGAACTGCGAGGGTTCCGGGCTCTTCCTACTGCAAAGCGCAT GTAACCATAGCTGCATACCGAATGCGGCGGCATCTTTCCCGAGCAACAACTTCTTGCTTCATCTCAGTGCCCTAAGTGACATCAGCCCTGGAGAG GAGATCGGTATCAGTTACTTGGACTGCTGTCAGCGTGACAGGAGCCGTCATAGCAGACACAAAATCCTGAG GGATAACTACCTGTTCATCTGCTCGTGTCCAAAATGTGTGTCTCAGATGGATGAGTTGGATCTGACGtcggacgaggaggaggaggaggaggagggggaggccgAGGGGGATGACATGGAGGACGAGATGACGGACGTCTGA
- the smyd5 gene encoding histone-lysine N-trimethyltransferase SMYD5 isoform X2, which produces MAAPQDDMFSLCVDPTKVSSCVEVRFIDKIKGKGLFAKKAIKKGDTIFIERPLVSAQFLWNSLYKYKACEFCLRALETAEDNARRLSGIPDLSLPHPELCKVHPELHQACPQCQVMYCSNECRQAAADQYHRALCLGTSQEDPNHPISKLKDAWRSMHYPPETSSIMLMARMVATVKQAQDKGHWQKLFSQFCSRAANEEEDIAHKLLGEKFQGQLTVLRTLFTTALYDDHLNRTISGDLLPYLTSLINSSLTAGYVPSVFKRARVAPLLKNLHSIPPMSTTTDQYPFFLFSPKLLNVPSLASSPAISLRMTFLIQISQVSRLVIQLRLLFSVSRRPSALLKLTLSPLLSSF; this is translated from the exons ATGGCTGCCCCCCAAGATGACATGTTTTCTCTCTGCGTCGACCCCACTAAAGTTAGCAGTTGTGTGGAAGTCCGATTTATTGACAAGATTAAG GGCAAGGGATTATTCGCCAAGAAGGCCATCAAGAAAGGAGACACCATTTTTATTGAGCGCCCTCTTGTCTCTGCCCAGTTCTTGTGGAATTCCCTGTACAAGTACAAAG CCTGTGAGTTTTGCTTGCGTGCTCTGGAGACAGCCGAGGATAATGCCCGTAGACTCAGTGGCATCCCTGACCTCAGTCTACCCCACCCCGAGCTGTGCAAAGTGCATCCAGAGCTGCACCAAGCTTGCCCACAATGCCAG GTGATGTACTGTAGCAACGAGTGTCGGCAGGCTGCGGCAGACCAGTACCATCGGGCCCTGTGCCTAGGCACCTCCCAAGAGGACCCAAACCACCCCATCAGCAAACTAAAGGATGCCTGGAG GAGCATGCACTACCCTCCTGAGACCTCCAGCATCATGCTCATGGCCAGGATGGTGGCCACTGTCAAACAG GCCCAAGACAAAGGGCACTGGCAGAAGCTGTTCTCTCAATTCTGCAGCCGTGCGGCCAACGAGGAGGAAGACATTGCACATAAGCTGCTGGGAGAGAAGTTCCAG GGGCAGTTGACCGTACTACGAACCCTGTTTACAACGGCACTTTACGACGATCATCTCAATCGG accatttccggagaccttctcccttacctcacctcgctcatcaactcatccctgaccgctggctacgtcccttctgtcttcaagagagcgagagttgcaccccttctgaaaaacctacactcgatccctccgatgtcaacaactacagaccagtatcccttctttcttttctctccaaaactcttgaacgtgccgtccttggccagctctcccgctatctctctcagaatgaccttcttgatccaaatcagtcaggtttcaagactagtcattcaactgagactgctcttctctgtatcacggaggccctccgcactgctaaagctaactctctctcctctgctctcatccttctag